The following nucleotide sequence is from Roseivirga sp. BDSF3-8.
CAATAAACAGACGCTTATAGTATGTAACGGATTTAAGCGGCCTTTATACACAAAAAACATTTCTTATCTTATAAATGAGGGCTTTGAGAACTGCATTCCGGTGCTGGACCACCTTGAGGAACTCGACGCCTATGAGGCAGAGGCAAATAAGCCCTTTAATGTAGGCATACGGGTGGCAGCAGGGGAAGAGCCGAACTTTGGCTTCTACACCAGCCGCCTGGGCATCCGGTATAACGACATTACCTCATACTATAAGGAGGTGATCGCTAAGTCAAAAAAGGCGAAGCTCAAGCTGCTGCACTTCTTTATAAACACGGGCATACAGGACACTACCTACTACTGGATGGAGCTGAACCGCTTCGTGGAGATGTACTGTGAACTACGCAAGATCAGCGATGACATAGACACGCTGGATATAGGCGGAGGCTTCCCTATTAAAACGGGCCTGCACTTTGAGTACGACTACGAATATATGGCCGAACAGATTGTAGCTAACATTAAAGAGATCTGCGACCAGAACGGGGTGCCTGTACCGAATATCGTGACGGAATTCGGCAGCTATACCGTAGGCGAAAGCGGTGCTACCATCTATAATGTAATGGGCCAGAAACTCCAAAACGATGTGGAGCTGTGGTATATGATAGACGGCTCGTTTATCACGCACCTGCCGGACGCCTGGGGCCTGAACCAAAAGTACATACTGATGGCCCTGAACCAGTGGGATAAGCCCTACCACCGGGTAAACCTGGGGGGGCTCACCTGCGACAGCATGGACTACTACAATAGTGAAGCACACAGCTTTGAGGTGTTTATGCCGAAGATACCGAAAGATGACAAACTGTACATCGGCTTTTTCCATACGGGTGCCTACCAGGAGTCACTCGGTGGCTATGGCGGCATACAGCACTGCCTGATACCTGCCCCTAAGCATGTACTGATAGACCGCGACGAAAACGGAAATATCATCACGGAACTCTTTGCAGACGAACAGGACAGCGCCACCATGCTGAAAGTACTGGGCTACTAGCACAGGTCTGGCATAAATTCCTTATTTTACATGGAACAATAATCATATTATACCATGAAAAATAAGAAACTGAGAATCGAAGACCTTTCTGTAAAGAGTTTTATCACAGCGGCTAATGAGATCCGCGGCGGCCTGGCCAGGGTCATTTCCGAAGAGCAGGAAGTAAGCGGCGGAGGCGGCGGCTTCTGCGGCACTGAAGACGTAGGCTGCGAGGAGTCTAACCACAACTGCTTCGGCGCCTGATACAACTCTTTCAAACTTATTATAAGCCATCTGCTGCAAAGTAGATGGCTTTTTTAATGGGTGAATGGGTGAATGATAGAGTAACAGAGTAATTGAATTACAGAATTATTGAATAGTAGTCATTGTACCGGAGCCGGCCGGCGGGGTATTAATGAGTGAATTTTTAATGGGTGAATGATAGAGTAACAGAGTAATTGAATTACAGAATTATTGAATAGTAGTCATTGTAGCGGACCCGGCTGGCGGGGTATTAATGAGTGAATTTTGAATGGGTGAATGATAGAGTAACAGAGTAATTGAATTACAGAATTATTGAATAGTAGTCATTGTACCGGATCCCGGCTGGAGGGGTATTAATGAGTGAATTTTGAATGGGTGAATGGGTGAATGATAGAGTAACAGAGTAATTGAATTACAGAATTATTGAATAGTAGTCATTGTACCGGATCCCGGCTGGAGGGGTATTAATGAGTGAATTTTGAATGGGTGAATGATAGAGTAACAGAGTAATTGAATTACAGAATTATTGAATAATAGTAATTGTACCGGATCCCGGCTGGAGGGGTATTAATGAGTGAATTTTGAATGGGTGAATGATAGAGTAACAGAGTAATTGAATTACAGAATTATTGAATAATAGTAATTGTACCGGATCCCGGCTGGAGGGGTATTAATGAGTGAATTTTGAATGGGTGAATGGGTGAATGATAGAGTAATAGAATTACTGATTTTTTTAATTACAGAATCGTAGTCATTGGTAGTAATGATGGTTTCGGGTGTAGTCCGGCTGGCAGGGTTTTTAGGAATGAATTGTGAATGACAGAATCAGAGAATATCAGATTCATTTATAAATAACCACATTCAATAATCAGTGAAAAACACCGAAAAATCACCTCATAGTCGAATTATTTTAAATTCACAAATTTATTATCTAAGCAATATTTTTCTTTTGTGATTAAATGTTTAGATACCAATAGATTGAGATAAAAATCAGTTTTTGGAAACAATATTTGTATAGAAATTGCTTTGTAATTGAAACGGCAAATCGTGAGATTCGCCACATCTGAAAAAACTAAAAATATTTCGATATGAAGAAGATGAGACTGAACGACCTGAAACTGAGCAGTTTTGTAACAGGAATGGAAGCAAACATTTCTAAAACAGCTAAAGGTGGAGGAAAAACTGACCAGAACGACACTAACTGTTCTGCAGTGGATATCTGTCCTACCGCTCGTTGTACGGCTCTTTGCTAAGACCCACAGTATAATCATACAAGGGAGTAGGGTAAAATCTACGATCCCTATATTTCATGTCAAGCCCTGTTCGACTTAGCGGATGGCTTTACCTCATTATTAAAAGAGGCAAGCCAGACTCTATGGTCTATAGTCTTGTATACCGAGACAGAGCAGGTAATTCCTTGTTTTATTATAAACTAATAAATATACTATTATGAAAAAGATGAAACTGAATGAGCTGAAGCTCAAGAGCTTTGTAACACGTATGGATGTTAATGTTTCTAAAACTGCCAAAGGCGGAGCAGAAACTGACCTTCAGGATACTAACTGCTCTGCAGTAGATAAGTGTCCTTCAGGACGTGGTTGCACTATTGTTGAGTGCTAATCATCCATTGATGATATCGGGCCACACAGAGATTTCTGTGTGGCTTTTTTTTGCCACAACCGCTACTCACAATAAAAAGACTCTCGCCCGAGATAGCCCATAGCCGTCAAGTTAAAAGTAGAAGTACACTGAAATGATTACTCTCTTGCGATTTGCTGCATGTACCACCCCGAAAGTCGGACCTCTCCTATTCCCACAGGAGGGGAATTGGTGCTTGGCTTGACGGCTATGGTCCCAAAAGGGGACTCACTTCTTATTAATTGATTTACAGTAATTTGTGTGCTTAACTTGACGGCTATACCTAAGGGAGGGGAATTATTTGTGCCTATCGCTGCAGAGTACGACATTTTTATAAGCTAATCATCAAAATTAGCATCGTAGGCCCTTAGCTTGACGGCTATGCCCTAAAACAGGGAAGGAGTTTCCGGCCTATGTCGGTTGGTTTTCTATGACGCAGGAGGCCAGGTAAAAAAGTTTGGCCTCTGGTACATTTAGCCGACTATCTGCCAGGTACCCTTCCGTCCGCGAGGGGGCTGTGGTTGCAGCTATGACATTTGTTTTTCAAATAGGCATATGATGGAGTGAAGCATTGCAGGCGCGGCCACCTTCCCTAAAACAGGGAAGGAGTTTCGGTCCCCGATGGGGGCTAGGCCGCAGGAATGGCGGTGTAGGTGGGAATAGGGCAAATTTTTCGCTTTTAAGCAGGAAGGTACATGAGGTGATCATATAGGATGGTTTGGGCGGTTGGCACATGGGTCTGTTCTCTATGTCCAGGAATAGTTATAAATAGGCGTGCGTGTAGGTAAGGGGCATATGCCTATAGGATACCCACGGGATACCCACAGGATGGGCACGGGATAAGAAAGGGGCTGATATAAGATATATTATAGTTTGGGGTGTGTGGGGTTTATATGTATTGTCATTATATATACTGATAATCTTACCTGAAAAGAGGGGGTGTCTTGCTGCGGGTTACTTTTGACAGAAATATTCAGGTAATATAACGCTTCAACATAATGGCTGTCATAGAAAATAATCCATGGATAGAGGGTGCGCGAGGTATGGTGCGAGGTGCGATTGTGTACCGGCAGCGGGCGGGTAGGACGATTGTGTCTGCCCGGCCGGCAACATCATCGAAACCTCTGAGTGAAAAGCAAAAGGCGCATCACAGACGGTTCAGGGAGGCTACGGCGTATAGCAAGCGGGTGAAGGAGGATGATGGGCTGTTTGCGAAGTATGCGGCGGCAGCGGAGGGTTTTATCTCATGGCAGAACCTGGCGGTGAGGGACTATATGCATGCGCCGGTGGTGGAAAAGGTGGTAGCAGAGGGGTTTACGGGAACGGCGGGTGAGGTGCTGAAAGTATATGCGTCTGATGATTTTGGCATTTGTTCTTTGCGGGTGACGGTAATGGATGGAAGGGGTGCTGTATTGGAAAGGGGTGAGTGTGATGAGTTGATAGCGAATGAGGTGTATGCTTATAACCTTAAAGGTGATGTGGATCCAGTGAATGGGGTAAGGGTACGGGTGGAAGCGGCAGATGCAGCAGGAAATGTGACGGAATATGAGGAGGAGCTATATGCAGGGGGTGATGAAGATGTGAGCGGCTCGTCAGCTGATGGTGGGGGCGGTCCAGCGGGTAGGGCCGGGGAAAAGTTGGCTCAGACTAAGCGGCCCACTGAAAGGGAGATCCCGCCCCTGAATAAAAAAGTGTGTCACCTTTTTTATCCTATCCCCACCCGTCAGCTGACGGGTGGGGAATGGCTAACATGCTATTTTTCAACTGCTTTCATTCTTGACTTGACGTCTATGCCAGATAGCCTCGCTGATATAGGTGGAAACCCGAAAAAGCGTATCTTTGCAGAGGTAGTTGCATGACTATCACTTTTTAACCATAAAGAAATACGTTATGAAAAAGATGAAACTAAACGACCTGAAGCTAAAAAGCTTCGTGACCGGAATTGAGAACAACACCGTTCAAACTGCCAAAGGTGGTGCTCCTAAGAAAGAAACCGGCCTCAATGATCCTAACTGTTCTTGGATCGACGCGTGCCCTACCCTTCGCGGTTGCACCATCGATACGTGTATCTGATTTAAAAGATCGCTATAGATATAAAAAGGCTGTTTGCTTCATGCGGACAGCCTTATTTTTTTTGGCAGAAAGTCAGTGACGCTTATTTGAACTTCAGCGTGCTGAACAGTTCTCTGAAAACTGCTGCATTAAAGGCTTCTGAGGGAGCCGACCCAACAGCCAGTAGATAGCCCTCTTTTACCTTAACGCCCAAGTAGTAAGATGATTTATCCCCTGAATCTGTAGCATGGATAGCTTCTAATCCTGGCTGTCCGTCTATTACTATGTTTGCACTTGCCGGGTCGTATAACAGGCGTTCGATAAAACCTTTCATGTGATTACTTGGACCGCCGTGCGAAATATACATATCTCCGGTAATTAGCATTACTGTAGCGGTAATGGCAGGCTCATCCGCATCTGTTACGTCTCCAGGGAGGTAGAAATAATATATATCCCGGTATTTACTGTATAATCTAAACCCCGCCGAAGCTTCATCTAATGAAAAGAAAATATCGGAATAGATATCAGGCGTTACATTTGCGTTACGGTATAGAGAATGGAAAGCTGTTATAATCTCCCTTTTTTCATTTAAGTTTCCCTCTTTATAAGGCGCAAAGAATGTATATGCCGCGGTTTCGCCTTTAACCAGAAAAATGAGTTTCACCAGGCTATCTTTATACTCCATAAGTTTACCCTCCAGGCCGCTAAGGCTAATCTCTGAATAGGACAGGACCTCCATGCCCTTTGCCAGTTGGGCACTATCTATCTTGTCAAAGGACCTGGCAGTTTTGGGAGGCAACTCTAAAAAAAGAATCTTGCCGGGTGACAGATTCGCTGCCTCTTCCAGCTCGGTTACTATCTCATACCCTTCCGGCAGATCAATGAATAAGTTAGTAGTGGGTAAATTGATAGGCCCTTCCTCTTCTTGCGAGTAGGTTATAATGGCCAGAAAGCACATGAAGAGGGTAAAAAGCAGTTTTTTCATATTTACTATTAAGTTCCGCATCAAAAATAGGCAATGTGAAGGTCTTTTTTATTGTAACACCCGTAGAGGCGCGATTTATCGCGACTTGTGGCGAATAGCAGAAAGGTTACTAATGAGTGAATTTTGAATGAGAG
It contains:
- a CDS encoding pinensin family lanthipeptide; the protein is MKNKKLRIEDLSVKSFITAANEIRGGLARVISEEQEVSGGGGGFCGTEDVGCEESNHNCFGA
- a CDS encoding pinensin family lanthipeptide, with the protein product MKKMKLNDLKLKSFVTGIENNTVQTAKGGAPKKETGLNDPNCSWIDACPTLRGCTIDTCI
- a CDS encoding arginine decarboxylase — encoded protein: MKSYDDLIRQTFYFPTPEFDVHQNELLFNGVPLMDIVKEYGSPLKMTYLPKVGQNIRNAQRIFNKAIQKLDYQGSYTYCYCTKSSHFSFILKEALQNDVHLETSSGYDVEIIKKLYADNLINKQTLIVCNGFKRPLYTKNISYLINEGFENCIPVLDHLEELDAYEAEANKPFNVGIRVAAGEEPNFGFYTSRLGIRYNDITSYYKEVIAKSKKAKLKLLHFFINTGIQDTTYYWMELNRFVEMYCELRKISDDIDTLDIGGGFPIKTGLHFEYDYEYMAEQIVANIKEICDQNGVPVPNIVTEFGSYTVGESGATIYNVMGQKLQNDVELWYMIDGSFITHLPDAWGLNQKYILMALNQWDKPYHRVNLGGLTCDSMDYYNSEAHSFEVFMPKIPKDDKLYIGFFHTGAYQESLGGYGGIQHCLIPAPKHVLIDRDENGNIITELFADEQDSATMLKVLGY
- a CDS encoding pinensin family lanthipeptide is translated as MKKMKLNELKLKSFVTRMDVNVSKTAKGGAETDLQDTNCSAVDKCPSGRGCTIVEC
- a CDS encoding pinensin family lanthipeptide — its product is MKKMRLNDLKLSSFVTGMEANISKTAKGGGKTDQNDTNCSAVDICPTARCTALC